The Aequorivita sublithincola DSM 14238 genome window below encodes:
- a CDS encoding valine--tRNA ligase, whose product MALEAKYNTKQIENKWYSYWMENKYFHSEVDERTPYTIVIPPPNVTGVLHMGHMLNNTLQDVLIRRARLQGFNACWVPGTDHASIATEAKVVAKLKADGIDKTKLSREEFLEHAWEWTHKHGGIILEQLKKLGASCDWERTKFTMDDEMSASVIKVFVDLYKKGNIYRGYRMVNWDPQAQTTLSDEEVIHEEKQGNLYYLNYKIEGSNDTLTIATTRPETILGDTAICINPNDERFVHLRGKKAIVPVCNRVIPIIEDEYVDIEFGTGCLKVTPAHDENDKALGDKHNLEIIDILNDDGTLNSFGLHYEGKDRFVVRKEIVKELEEMGVVSKIETHMHKVGTSERTGAVIEPKLSDQWFLKMKDLAQPALDAVLEKDVNLVPEKFVNTYRHWMENVRDWNISRQLWWGQQIPAYFYGDGKEDFVVAENIEEALKLAKEKTTNYQLQTTDLKQDPDALDTWFSSWLWPISVFNGILEPDNKEINYYYPTNDLVTAPEILFFWVARMIIAGYEYRNEKPFTNVYLTGIVRDKQRRKMSKSLGNSPDPIDLMDVYGADGVRVGMLLSSPAGNDLMFDEDLCKQGSGFVNKIWNAYRLIDGWEVDTEKEQSQSDIIALQWYKSKFQKTLAEIEDHYSKYRISDALMSTYKLVWDDFCSWLLEMVKPPFGEKISEKTCLEVISVLEDNLKVLHPFVPFISEEIWQHITQRDISEALIISEWPKPEAYDEKIIKDFEFASEVISGIRTIRKEKNISFKDTIELSVLNNDKASKEFDAVISKLGNVSELNYITEKLDGALTFRVKSNEYFIPIAGAINVEEEIAKLSEELKYTEGFLRSVQGKLKNERFVSGAPEQVVALEKQKEADALAKIETLKASLAGLK is encoded by the coding sequence ATGGCTTTAGAGGCAAAATATAACACGAAACAGATTGAAAACAAGTGGTATAGCTACTGGATGGAGAATAAATATTTCCATTCTGAAGTGGATGAACGGACGCCATACACCATCGTCATTCCACCGCCCAACGTTACTGGAGTGCTACATATGGGGCATATGCTGAACAATACATTGCAAGATGTTTTGATTCGTCGTGCACGATTGCAGGGTTTCAATGCTTGCTGGGTTCCTGGAACCGATCACGCTTCTATTGCTACCGAAGCAAAAGTTGTTGCAAAGTTGAAAGCCGATGGTATTGATAAAACAAAGCTCTCACGTGAAGAATTTCTAGAACACGCTTGGGAATGGACTCACAAACACGGTGGGATAATTTTAGAACAGCTGAAGAAACTTGGGGCTTCCTGCGATTGGGAACGCACCAAATTCACGATGGATGATGAAATGTCTGCCTCCGTGATAAAAGTTTTTGTGGATTTATATAAAAAAGGAAACATCTATCGCGGCTACCGAATGGTAAACTGGGATCCACAAGCCCAGACCACGCTTTCTGATGAAGAAGTGATTCACGAAGAAAAACAAGGCAATCTTTATTATTTAAACTATAAAATTGAAGGTAGCAATGATACTTTAACCATTGCCACCACACGGCCTGAAACTATTCTTGGCGATACTGCAATATGTATAAACCCAAATGATGAACGCTTTGTTCATCTTCGTGGCAAAAAAGCAATCGTTCCTGTTTGCAATCGCGTTATTCCTATCATTGAAGACGAATATGTAGATATTGAATTCGGAACAGGTTGTTTAAAAGTAACGCCCGCTCACGATGAAAACGACAAAGCACTTGGCGACAAACACAATCTTGAAATTATAGATATTTTGAATGATGACGGAACTTTAAATAGTTTCGGTCTTCATTACGAAGGAAAAGATCGTTTCGTAGTCCGTAAGGAAATTGTGAAAGAACTTGAAGAAATGGGAGTGGTTTCAAAAATTGAAACCCATATGCACAAGGTTGGGACAAGTGAAAGAACTGGAGCGGTTATAGAACCAAAATTGAGCGATCAATGGTTTCTTAAAATGAAGGATCTTGCCCAGCCAGCTTTGGATGCCGTTCTGGAAAAAGATGTAAACCTAGTTCCTGAAAAGTTCGTAAACACCTACCGCCACTGGATGGAAAATGTGCGTGACTGGAACATCTCCCGTCAACTGTGGTGGGGACAGCAAATTCCAGCTTATTTCTATGGCGATGGAAAGGAAGATTTCGTAGTTGCCGAGAATATTGAAGAAGCATTAAAGTTGGCAAAAGAAAAAACTACCAACTACCAACTACAGACCACCGACTTAAAACAAGACCCAGACGCACTAGACACTTGGTTCTCCTCGTGGTTATGGCCAATCAGCGTTTTCAACGGAATTTTGGAGCCGGACAATAAAGAAATAAATTATTACTATCCAACAAACGACCTTGTTACAGCTCCCGAAATATTATTTTTCTGGGTAGCAAGAATGATTATAGCGGGTTACGAATACAGAAACGAAAAACCATTTACCAATGTGTACTTAACAGGAATCGTTCGCGACAAGCAACGCAGAAAGATGAGTAAATCATTGGGGAATTCTCCAGATCCTATAGATTTAATGGACGTTTACGGCGCAGATGGCGTGCGAGTTGGTATGTTATTAAGCTCGCCCGCAGGAAATGATTTAATGTTTGATGAAGACCTTTGCAAACAAGGAAGTGGTTTCGTAAATAAAATTTGGAATGCCTATCGTTTGATTGATGGCTGGGAAGTTGATACTGAAAAAGAACAATCTCAAAGTGATATCATCGCGCTTCAATGGTACAAAAGTAAATTCCAAAAGACGCTTGCCGAAATAGAAGATCATTACAGCAAGTATCGAATCAGCGACGCTTTAATGTCGACCTATAAATTGGTTTGGGACGATTTTTGTTCTTGGTTGCTGGAAATGGTAAAACCACCCTTCGGCGAAAAGATTTCCGAAAAAACTTGTCTCGAAGTTATTTCAGTTTTAGAAGATAACTTAAAAGTATTGCATCCTTTCGTGCCTTTTATTTCTGAAGAAATCTGGCAACACATCACGCAGCGCGATATTTCAGAAGCTTTAATAATTTCTGAATGGCCAAAACCTGAGGCGTATGATGAAAAAATTATTAAAGATTTTGAATTTGCTTCCGAAGTAATTTCTGGAATTAGAACTATTCGTAAAGAGAAGAACATTTCTTTTAAAGATACAATCGAACTTTCTGTGCTTAATAACGACAAGGCTTCAAAAGAATTTGATGCGGTAATCTCTAAATTAGGCAATGTTTCAGAATTGAATTACATTACTGAAAAGCTTGATGGTGCACTTACTTTCCGCGTAAAAAGCAACGAATATTTTATCCCAATTGCTGGCGCCATAAACGTTGAAGAAGAAATAGCAAAGCTTTCCGAAGAACTAAAATACACTGAAGGTTTCTTAAGAAGTGTTCAAGGAAAATTGAAAAACGAACGTTTCGTAAGCGGTGCGCCAGAACAAGTTGTAGCATTGGAAAAACAGAAGGAAGCGGATGCTTTGGCTAAAATCGAAACTTTAAAGGCGAGTTTGGCTGGATTGAAATAA
- a CDS encoding DUF1573 domain-containing protein, which translates to MKKLALIALVAFIGFSANAQQAKISFKTDTVDYGSIAKGSDGVRVFEFTNTGDAPLIISDVKSSCGCTVPKKPDGPIAPGATSSIEVKYDTNRVGPIRKTVTVYSNASEPMVALKIKGEVMSDSSSVLEKS; encoded by the coding sequence ATGAAAAAACTAGCTCTTATAGCTCTTGTTGCCTTTATCGGTTTTTCCGCTAATGCACAGCAAGCAAAAATTAGTTTCAAAACAGATACCGTGGATTACGGCTCTATCGCAAAAGGTAGTGACGGCGTTCGTGTATTTGAGTTCACTAACACTGGAGATGCTCCCCTTATTATTAGCGATGTAAAATCCAGCTGTGGTTGTACTGTACCAAAAAAACCAGACGGTCCTATTGCTCCTGGAGCAACCAGCTCCATCGAGGTTAAGTATGATACCAATCGTGTTGGTCCAATCAGAAAAACTGTAACTGTTTATTCTAACGCTAGCGAACCTATGGTAGCCTTAAAAATTAAAGGTGAAGTAATGAGTGACTCTAGCAGTGTTTTAGAAAAAAGCTAA
- a CDS encoding aspartyl protease family protein: MYKSLVLLLLLGFSASLMAQSSFLLQNNRKKDRIPFQLVNNLPIIEVDVNGTPLSFILDTGVKSTILFSLEAADSVQLRNTSPVQLQGLGAGGTVEALKSLNNTIRVGDVFDRDHDLYIIFDSSLNFSPRMGIPIHGILGNEFFQNFIVKINYSSKVITVYDPKKYPLKPCRKCEDLPLNFVGSKPYISLKVVSEERREEVKLLVDSGSSDVIWLFDDFDFIKEAPKNYFKDFLGLGLSGNIFGKRTRIPDVILGNYHLKDVNTSFPEEDAILKARYYQDRDGSVGGGFLSRFTVTFDYGNKLVRFKKNNKFNDPFNYNMSGLTIEHQGMELVKKESQAAVNSNKSNEYDSFIRNSVSITTEVHFSLVPKYVVADVREGSPAALAGIEKDDEILSINGKPCYQYKLYQLVEIFSTDEGKRISMEVKRGEFKNRVKFYLKNVF; the protein is encoded by the coding sequence TTGTATAAATCCCTCGTTTTGTTATTACTTTTAGGCTTTTCTGCTTCATTGATGGCGCAGTCTAGCTTTTTATTGCAAAACAATAGAAAGAAGGATCGCATTCCTTTTCAGTTGGTGAACAATTTGCCGATTATTGAAGTTGATGTTAACGGTACACCGCTTTCGTTTATTCTTGATACGGGTGTAAAATCTACTATTCTTTTCAGTTTGGAAGCTGCGGACAGTGTTCAACTTCGGAATACTTCTCCAGTACAATTGCAAGGTTTGGGTGCAGGAGGAACTGTTGAAGCATTAAAAAGTTTAAACAATACTATACGAGTTGGCGATGTCTTTGATAGGGATCATGATCTCTACATAATTTTTGATAGTTCGCTTAATTTTTCACCACGAATGGGCATTCCGATTCACGGTATTTTAGGGAATGAATTTTTTCAAAACTTCATTGTAAAAATTAATTATTCTTCAAAAGTCATTACTGTTTATGATCCTAAAAAATATCCGCTAAAACCTTGTAGAAAATGTGAAGATTTACCACTCAATTTTGTGGGAAGCAAACCTTATATTTCTTTAAAGGTTGTTTCTGAAGAAAGACGAGAAGAAGTGAAACTACTTGTAGATTCAGGTTCTAGCGATGTGATTTGGCTTTTTGATGATTTCGATTTTATTAAAGAAGCTCCTAAAAATTATTTTAAAGATTTTTTGGGTCTTGGTCTTAGCGGAAATATTTTCGGCAAACGAACCCGAATTCCAGATGTAATTTTGGGTAATTATCATTTGAAAGATGTGAATACTTCTTTTCCAGAAGAAGATGCGATTTTAAAAGCGCGTTATTATCAAGATCGGGACGGTAGCGTGGGCGGTGGTTTTTTAAGCAGATTTACCGTTACGTTTGATTATGGAAACAAATTAGTCCGTTTTAAGAAGAACAATAAATTCAATGATCCTTTCAACTATAATATGAGTGGATTAACCATTGAGCACCAAGGAATGGAACTGGTGAAAAAGGAGAGTCAGGCAGCTGTGAATTCTAATAAATCTAATGAATATGATAGTTTTATTAGGAATAGCGTGTCCATAACTACGGAAGTTCATTTTTCCTTGGTTCCAAAATATGTTGTGGCTGATGTTCGCGAAGGTTCACCAGCGGCTTTGGCGGGAATTGAGAAAGACGATGAAATACTCAGCATTAACGGAAAACCTTGTTATCAATATAAGCTGTATCAATTAGTTGAAATATTCTCAACTGATGAAGGTAAAAGAATTTCGATGGAAGTTAAAAGAGGAGAGTTTAAGAATAGAGTAAAATTCTATCTTAAAAATGTTTTCTAA
- a CDS encoding pyridoxal phosphate-dependent aminotransferase gives MPTVSNKGKNMPESPIRKLVPYAEKAYKANKTVYHLNIGQPDIKSPEIAMEAVAHHNLEILAYTRSEGSLEYREKIAKYYHQNNIPVEANDIIVTTGGSEALLFAMGSIADVDDEIIIPEPFYANYNGFATASGVKIVPVISNIEDNFALPPISEFEKLITPKTKAILICNPGNPTGYLYSKEEIQTLAEIVKKHDLFLVADEVYREFTYDGYKHYSILEEESMAENGIIIDSVSKRYSMCGARIGCLVSKNKQVIKTALKFAQARLSPPTFAQIASEAALQTPQSYFDEVITEYQDRRNTLVAALKAIPGVKVGEPKGAFYCIVELPVKNSDAFAQWLLEDFDDNGETIMVAPAAGFYSSSGVGLNQVRIAYVLKKESLVRAVEILKIALQKYKD, from the coding sequence ATGCCAACAGTTTCAAACAAAGGGAAAAACATGCCGGAATCACCAATCCGCAAACTGGTTCCCTACGCCGAAAAAGCCTATAAAGCTAACAAAACCGTTTATCACTTAAACATTGGTCAACCCGATATTAAATCGCCAGAAATAGCAATGGAAGCTGTGGCACACCATAATTTGGAGATTCTTGCTTATACTCGTTCTGAAGGTTCGCTGGAATACCGTGAAAAAATTGCAAAATATTATCACCAAAACAACATTCCAGTTGAAGCAAATGATATAATCGTAACCACTGGTGGAAGTGAAGCACTTCTTTTTGCTATGGGAAGTATTGCAGACGTTGACGATGAAATAATTATTCCCGAACCATTTTATGCAAACTACAACGGTTTTGCAACCGCTTCTGGCGTAAAAATTGTTCCCGTTATTTCCAATATTGAAGACAATTTTGCCTTGCCTCCTATTTCAGAATTTGAAAAGCTTATTACTCCAAAAACTAAGGCTATTCTTATCTGTAACCCTGGAAATCCAACTGGTTATCTTTACTCCAAAGAAGAAATACAGACTTTAGCGGAAATTGTAAAAAAGCATGATTTGTTTTTGGTTGCAGATGAAGTTTACAGAGAATTTACTTATGATGGCTATAAACATTACTCAATTCTTGAAGAAGAAAGTATGGCTGAAAACGGAATCATAATCGATTCTGTTTCAAAAAGATACAGTATGTGTGGCGCGCGAATTGGTTGTTTGGTTTCAAAAAATAAACAAGTTATTAAAACCGCATTAAAATTTGCACAAGCTCGCTTGAGTCCGCCAACTTTTGCGCAGATAGCTAGTGAGGCAGCTTTGCAAACCCCGCAAAGTTATTTTGACGAAGTAATCACCGAATATCAAGACAGAAGAAACACTTTGGTTGCTGCTTTAAAGGCCATTCCTGGCGTAAAAGTGGGCGAGCCAAAAGGTGCTTTTTATTGCATTGTGGAACTTCCTGTTAAAAACAGTGATGCTTTTGCACAGTGGCTTTTGGAAGACTTTGACGACAATGGCGAAACCATTATGGTTGCTCCTGCTGCAGGTTTCTATTCTAGCTCTGGTGTTGGGTTGAACCAAGTTCGAATTGCCTATGTTTTGAAAAAAGAAAGCCTTGTTCGGGCAGTAGAAATCCTAAAAATTGCGCTTCAAAAATACAAGGATTAA
- the murB gene encoding UDP-N-acetylmuramate dehydrogenase gives MLVEENKSLKNYNTFGIDCNARYFVSVETIAELKQGLFKKPSEALFILGGGSNMLLTGNLDAFVLHINLKGIEILKETETEVFVKAMAGENWHDFVQYCILNDFGGLENLSLIPGNVGTAPIQNIGAYGVELKDTFESCNTVEIETLNERAFTKDECAFEYRNSIFKNEAKGKYIITSVIFKLTKKDHKTSISYGDIQKNLAERNIQNPTIKDISEAVIAIRQAKLPDPKVLGNSGSFFKNPVVDSETFQEFRRNFPEAPFYELSPTGFKIPAGWLIEKAGFKGQRFGDAGVHKNQALVLVNYGNATGAEIWQLAMTVQKKVREMTGIFIEPEVNVF, from the coding sequence ATGCTTGTTGAAGAAAACAAATCGCTTAAAAACTACAATACTTTTGGAATAGATTGCAACGCGCGCTATTTTGTTTCAGTTGAAACAATAGCAGAATTAAAGCAAGGGCTTTTTAAAAAACCTTCCGAAGCACTTTTCATCCTTGGTGGCGGTAGCAATATGTTGCTTACAGGAAATTTGGACGCGTTTGTGCTTCATATAAATTTAAAAGGAATTGAAATCTTAAAAGAAACCGAAACCGAAGTTTTTGTAAAAGCAATGGCTGGCGAAAATTGGCATGACTTTGTTCAATATTGCATACTGAATGATTTTGGTGGTTTAGAAAATCTTTCGTTAATCCCCGGAAATGTTGGTACAGCGCCAATTCAAAACATTGGTGCTTATGGTGTCGAGTTAAAAGATACTTTCGAAAGTTGCAATACCGTTGAAATCGAAACTTTAAACGAAAGAGCATTCACAAAAGACGAATGTGCTTTTGAGTACCGAAATTCAATCTTCAAAAATGAAGCGAAGGGAAAATACATTATTACAAGTGTAATCTTCAAACTGACAAAAAAAGATCACAAAACCAGTATTTCTTACGGTGATATTCAGAAGAATTTAGCTGAAAGAAATATTCAAAATCCAACAATAAAAGATATTTCTGAGGCAGTAATTGCCATCCGACAGGCAAAACTTCCAGACCCGAAAGTGTTGGGAAATAGCGGCAGTTTCTTCAAAAACCCGGTAGTAGATTCTGAAACTTTTCAAGAGTTTAGAAGGAATTTTCCCGAAGCACCATTTTATGAACTTTCACCTACAGGATTTAAAATTCCAGCAGGTTGGTTGATTGAAAAAGCAGGATTTAAAGGCCAACGTTTTGGTGATGCAGGCGTACATAAAAACCAAGCCTTAGTTTTGGTCAATTACGGAAACGCAACAGGAGCAGAAATTTGGCAACTAGCCATGACCGTGCAAAAAAAGGTCAGAGAAATGACTGGAATTTTTATTGAACCTGAAGTAAACGTTTTTTAG
- a CDS encoding fasciclin domain-containing protein: MQKLFIFLFLSMFTLLTFSCKNETQEAKKIEADSAVIDTIQKPPVKRAPKKDLTSEDIAMLTSAMARIMNEPQLKKFASYLVTADLANQLSKEEGPFTVFGPTTAALASLTTEKKTFLSNPENIAKLEELLKSHIVTGKLDRATLLQTINKSGKAKLKTLAGITLIATKSGDDIIVSDGEGVTAKIIKGSVEGSNGVVYIVDSVFNAN, from the coding sequence ATGCAAAAACTATTCATTTTTCTATTTCTTTCAATGTTTACTTTACTCACGTTTTCATGTAAAAACGAGACACAAGAAGCTAAAAAAATAGAAGCTGACAGTGCGGTAATAGATACTATTCAGAAGCCGCCAGTGAAACGCGCACCTAAAAAGGATTTAACATCTGAAGATATTGCAATGTTGACAAGCGCAATGGCTCGCATAATGAACGAACCACAATTAAAAAAGTTTGCAAGTTATCTTGTAACGGCAGATTTGGCGAATCAGCTTTCTAAGGAAGAAGGACCATTTACAGTTTTTGGGCCTACAACTGCGGCGCTAGCATCTTTAACTACTGAAAAGAAAACCTTTCTTTCAAACCCTGAGAACATAGCAAAACTTGAAGAATTGTTGAAATCTCACATTGTCACAGGAAAATTGGATAGAGCAACACTTTTGCAAACCATCAACAAAAGTGGAAAAGCAAAACTGAAAACCTTAGCTGGTATTACCTTAATCGCCACAAAATCTGGTGATGATATTATTGTTTCTGATGGAGAAGGCGTTACTGCAAAAATTATAAAAGGTAGTGTTGAAGGTTCCAACGGAGTAGTTTACATTGTTGATAGCGTGTTTAACGCGAACTAA
- a CDS encoding glycosyltransferase, protein MVLLYVFGAVALINCIYFLFFSKLAFLKTAEKSSSEKYPVSLIVCAKNEAENLQKNIPLWQQQDYPNFEIILINDASIDETLKVMKGFAENDPRIQIVDVKNNEAFWANKKYALTLGIKRAKNSRLVFTDADCYPASSEWLATMSAKFSDEKQLVLGYGAYEKSPGFLNKMIRFETLMTAVQYFSYAKTGNPYMGVGRNLAYTSNLYYENKGFMSHIKIPSGDDDLFVNEAATSQNVEICVEPEAFTYSFPKKKKKKWLIQKKRHYSTAKLYKPKHRFLLAVYYGCNFLFWLLAPISLLTNFWAFGLGIIIIRIAFQYIIIGNAAKKLKENDLVPLIPFYELFLVFTQLSIFISNKGEKNSRWK, encoded by the coding sequence ATGGTGCTACTTTACGTTTTCGGCGCTGTTGCGTTGATTAACTGCATTTATTTCCTCTTCTTCTCGAAACTTGCTTTTTTAAAAACTGCAGAAAAAAGTTCTTCAGAAAAATATCCAGTTTCCCTTATAGTTTGTGCCAAAAATGAAGCTGAAAATCTTCAAAAAAACATTCCACTTTGGCAACAACAAGATTATCCAAACTTTGAAATCATACTCATAAACGATGCTTCAATTGACGAAACATTGAAAGTGATGAAAGGTTTTGCTGAAAATGATCCACGCATCCAGATTGTTGATGTAAAAAACAACGAGGCATTTTGGGCAAACAAAAAATATGCACTGACTTTAGGTATTAAACGCGCAAAAAATTCACGCCTCGTTTTTACAGATGCCGATTGTTACCCAGCTTCTTCAGAATGGTTGGCAACAATGTCCGCTAAATTCTCCGATGAAAAACAATTAGTTTTGGGTTATGGAGCTTATGAAAAAAGTCCCGGATTTTTAAACAAAATGATCCGTTTTGAAACTTTGATGACAGCGGTTCAGTATTTTTCTTATGCTAAAACTGGAAACCCTTATATGGGTGTTGGTCGTAATTTGGCCTATACAAGCAATCTTTATTATGAAAATAAAGGTTTTATGAGCCATATAAAAATTCCTTCTGGCGATGATGATCTTTTTGTAAATGAAGCCGCAACTTCTCAAAACGTTGAAATTTGTGTGGAACCAGAAGCTTTCACCTATTCATTTCCGAAGAAAAAGAAGAAGAAATGGCTCATTCAGAAAAAAAGACATTATTCTACCGCAAAACTTTATAAGCCAAAACATCGGTTTCTTTTGGCGGTCTATTACGGTTGTAATTTTTTGTTTTGGTTGTTGGCACCCATAAGTTTACTAACAAATTTTTGGGCTTTTGGCTTAGGAATTATTATAATTAGAATTGCTTTTCAGTACATTATTATTGGCAATGCCGCTAAAAAACTTAAGGAAAATGACTTGGTTCCACTCATTCCTTTTTATGAATTGTTTTTAGTTTTCACTCAATTAAGTATCTTTATTTCCAACAAAGGCGAAAAAAACTCGCGATGGAAATAA
- a CDS encoding RNA polymerase sigma factor, producing MEITSEEIYHQIEKAKKGKQEAFKFLLDFYWNEVFGFQLKRVRNEYEAEDITIETFAKAFDKIETFDENYTFSTWLVTISKNIQIDKTRKKNASIYSNTTDTSNEQVQKIPDHSPTPEDKLIKEQNLAELLRYIKQLKPHYQEVINLRFFHEMSYNEISETLEEPLNNVKVRLLRARKLLAEIIIKKE from the coding sequence ATGGAAATAACTTCAGAAGAAATATACCACCAGATAGAAAAAGCAAAAAAAGGAAAGCAGGAAGCTTTTAAATTTCTGTTGGACTTTTATTGGAATGAAGTCTTTGGTTTTCAACTGAAAAGAGTTCGCAATGAATACGAAGCAGAAGATATTACTATTGAAACTTTCGCCAAAGCCTTCGACAAAATTGAAACTTTTGACGAAAATTATACTTTCTCTACTTGGCTTGTTACTATTTCAAAAAACATTCAAATAGACAAAACGCGTAAAAAAAATGCATCTATTTATTCCAACACAACAGACACTTCTAACGAGCAAGTTCAGAAAATACCAGACCACTCGCCCACTCCTGAAGATAAGCTGATTAAAGAGCAGAATCTGGCAGAATTGTTGCGATACATAAAGCAGCTCAAACCTCATTATCAAGAAGTAATAAACCTTCGTTTTTTCCATGAAATGAGCTATAACGAAATTTCGGAAACGTTGGAAGAGCCTTTGAACAACGTAAAAGTGAGATTGCTTCGGGCCCGCAAACTTCTCGCTGAAATTATTATAAAGAAGGAATAA
- the lipA gene encoding lipoyl synthase, with protein MSIETLEIQKPAPKPKWLRVKLPTGKKYTELRGLVDKYKLNTICTSGSCPNMGECWGEGTATFMILGNICTRSCGFCGVKTGRPETVAWDEPEKVARSIKIMNIKHAVVTSVDRDDLKDMGSIMWAETVKAIRRMNPETTLETLIPDFQGNTRNIDRIIAVKPEVISHNMETVKRLTREVRIQAKYERSLEVLNYLKQSGVQRTKTGIMLGLGEREDEVLQTMQDLKNVGLNILTIGQYLQPSKKHLPVKEFITPEQFKKYETIGLDLGFRHVESGALVRSSYKAQKHLTL; from the coding sequence ATGAGCATAGAAACTTTGGAAATTCAAAAACCCGCACCAAAACCGAAATGGTTACGTGTAAAACTACCCACCGGAAAAAAATACACAGAACTTCGTGGTTTGGTAGATAAATATAAACTGAATACGATTTGCACTTCTGGAAGTTGCCCAAATATGGGCGAATGTTGGGGCGAAGGCACAGCAACTTTTATGATTCTTGGCAATATTTGTACCCGTTCCTGCGGTTTTTGCGGTGTAAAAACTGGAAGACCAGAAACAGTAGCTTGGGACGAACCCGAAAAAGTGGCGCGCTCCATAAAAATCATGAACATTAAACACGCGGTTGTAACTTCCGTAGATCGAGACGATTTAAAGGATATGGGCTCCATAATGTGGGCAGAAACCGTAAAAGCAATCCGAAGAATGAATCCCGAAACTACTTTGGAAACCTTGATTCCAGATTTTCAAGGAAACACGCGAAATATAGATCGAATAATCGCGGTAAAGCCTGAAGTGATTAGTCACAATATGGAAACCGTAAAAAGGTTAACACGTGAAGTTCGGATTCAAGCGAAGTATGAAAGAAGTTTGGAAGTTTTAAATTATTTAAAACAGTCTGGCGTACAACGTACAAAAACTGGGATTATGCTCGGTTTGGGCGAAAGAGAAGATGAAGTTTTGCAAACGATGCAGGATTTAAAAAATGTTGGACTGAATATTTTAACCATCGGTCAATATTTGCAACCTTCAAAAAAGCACTTACCAGTTAAGGAATTTATTACTCCAGAACAATTCAAAAAATATGAAACAATCGGTTTAGATCTTGGTTTTCGTCACGTGGAAAGCGGTGCTTTGGTACGTTCTTCATACAAGGCTCAAAAACATCTTACCTTATAA
- the gap gene encoding type I glyceraldehyde-3-phosphate dehydrogenase: MEGKTTVGINGFGRIGRNLFRLLINHPSIEVVAVNDLADAKTLSHLLKYDSIHGVLKEEISHSENEITVAGKKVKFSSEKNIEDIRWGNIDLVIECTGKFKSKKQLENHLKNGAKKVILSVPPLDDDIKTVVLGVNDSILESTDLIISNASCTTNNAAPMLKIINELCGIEQAYITTIHSYTTDQSLHDQPHRDLRRARAAGQSIVPTTTGAAKALTKIFPELSNVIGGCGIRVPVPNGSLTDVTLNVKKEVSIEEINNAFKKASETSLKGILEYIEDPIVSIDIVGNPHSCIFDAEMTSVIGKMVKIIGWYDNEIGYSSRIINLIERISAK, encoded by the coding sequence ATGGAAGGCAAAACAACTGTTGGCATTAATGGTTTTGGTCGCATTGGCCGTAATCTTTTCAGGTTATTAATTAACCATCCTTCCATAGAAGTTGTTGCTGTAAATGATTTAGCAGATGCAAAAACATTAAGTCATCTTTTAAAGTATGACAGTATTCACGGGGTTTTAAAAGAAGAAATATCACATTCAGAAAATGAAATTACCGTTGCTGGAAAAAAGGTAAAATTTTCTTCGGAAAAAAATATTGAAGACATCCGTTGGGGAAATATTGACCTAGTTATTGAATGCACAGGCAAATTCAAAAGTAAAAAGCAACTAGAAAACCATTTAAAAAACGGAGCCAAAAAAGTAATTCTATCAGTTCCGCCTTTGGATGATGATATAAAAACGGTTGTTCTTGGGGTGAACGATTCAATTCTAGAATCAACGGATTTAATTATTTCCAATGCTTCTTGTACCACGAACAATGCCGCACCAATGCTGAAAATAATCAATGAACTTTGCGGTATTGAACAGGCTTACATCACAACAATTCATTCCTACACCACAGATCAAAGCCTTCACGATCAGCCACACCGCGACTTACGCCGTGCCCGTGCTGCTGGCCAATCCATCGTTCCCACGACCACAGGTGCAGCAAAAGCTTTAACCAAAATATTTCCGGAACTTTCCAATGTTATTGGCGGTTGTGGCATCCGTGTACCGGTTCCGAACGGCTCGTTGACAGACGTTACCCTTAATGTAAAGAAGGAGGTTTCGATTGAAGAAATAAATAATGCTTTCAAAAAAGCTTCCGAAACTTCCCTAAAAGGAATACTTGAATACATCGAAGACCCTATAGTCTCCATAGATATTGTGGGCAACCCACATTCTTGTATTTTTGATGCGGAAATGACTTCAGTAATTGGTAAAATGGTAAAAATAATTGGGTGGTATGACAATGAAATAGGCTATTCATCTAGAATTATCAATTTAATTGAAAGAATTTCGGCTAAATAG